One Cucumis sativus cultivar 9930 chromosome 1, Cucumber_9930_V3, whole genome shotgun sequence DNA segment encodes these proteins:
- the LOC116402703 gene encoding LOW QUALITY PROTEIN: 1-aminocyclopropane-1-carboxylate synthase 7-like (The sequence of the model RefSeq protein was modified relative to this genomic sequence to represent the inferred CDS: inserted 1 base in 1 codon), producing the protein MAIEIEIEQNSSVELSRIGTSETHGEDSPYFAGWKAYDEDPYNESTNPSGVIQMGLAENQVSFDLLEEYLEENCEGEGNYLNSGFRENALFQDYHGLFSFRSAMGSFMEEIRGGRAKFDPNRVVLTAGATAANELLTFILANPGDALLVPTPYYPGFDRDLRWRTGVKIVPIHCDSSNNFQITPKALEEAYNSATEMKIKVRGVLITNPSNPLGATIQRSTIEDILDFVTRKNIHLVSDEIYSGSVFSXDEFTSVAEVLESRGYKNAERVHIVYSLSKDLGLPGFRVGTIYSYNDKVVTTARRMSSFTLISSQTQRFLASMLSNRKFTENYIKMNRDRLKKRYEMIIEGLRTAGIECLEGNAGLFCWMNLSPLLKDKKTKEGEIEIWKRILKEVKLNISPGSSCHCSEPGWFRVCFANMSEKTLHVALDRIRRFMERMKKENEAN; encoded by the exons ATGGCGATTGAGATTGAGATTGAGCAAAATTCAAGTGTTGAACTTTCGCGAATTGGAACGTCGGAAACACACGGTGAAGATTCGCCGTATTTTGCTGGCTGGAAAGCGTATGATGAAGATCCTTATAATGAATCAACAAATCCTTCTGGTGTTATTCAAATGGGCTTAGCTGAGAATCAA GTGtcatttgatttattggagGAATATTTGGAGGAAAACTGTGAGGGAGAAGggaattatttaaattctGGGTTTCGAGAAAATGCTTTGTTTCAAGATTATCATGGCCTTTTCTCATTTAGAAGTGCAATGGGAAGTTTTATGGAAGAAATTAGAGGTGGAAGAGCAAAATTTGACCCAAATCGAGTTGTTTTAACTGCTGGTGCCACTGCTGCCAATGAGCTTCTTACTTTCATTCTTGCAAATCCTGGTGATGCTTTGCTTGTCCCCACTCCTTACTATCCTGG ATTTGACAGAGATTTGAGATGGAGAACAGGAGTGAAAATTGTACCAATTCATTGTGACAgttcaaacaattttcaaataactcCAAAAGCATTAGAAGAAGCTTATAATTCAGCAACggaaatgaaaatcaaagtaagAGGAGTTTTAATCACAAACCCATCAAATCCACTCGGAGCAACGATCCAACGGTCCACAATCGAAGACATTCTAGATTTCGTTACACGCAAAAACATCCATCTCGTATCCGACGAAATCTATTCCGGTTCCGTTTTCT CCGACGAGTTCACAAGCGTCGCCGAGGTTTTGGAATCTCGCGGCTATAAAAACGCCGAACGTGTACACATCGTCTACAGTCTCTCCAAAGACCTCGGCCTTCCCGGGTTCAGAGTCGGCACGATCTATTCATACAACGATAAAGTCGTCACCACCGCTCGCCGGATGTCTAGCTTTACGCTTATATCTTCACAAACGCAACGGTTTTTAGCGTCCATGTTGTCGAACCGGAAGTTCACGgagaattatattaaaatgaacCGGGACCGGCTCAAGAAACGGTATGAGATGATAATTGAAGGGCTGCGAACCGCTGGGATTGAATGTTTGGAAGGGAATGCCGGTTTGTTTTGTTGGATGAATTTGAGCCCGTtgttgaaagataaaaaaaccaaagaaggTGAAATTGAGATATGGAAGAGGATCTTGAAGGAAGTGAAATTGAATATTTCGCCCGGTTCATCATGTCACTGCTCTGAACCCGGTTGGTTCAGGGTTTGTTTTGCTAATATGAGTGAAAAAACGCTGCATGTTGCGCTTGACAGAATACGTCGGTTCATGGAACGGATGAAGAAGGAAAACGAagctaattaa